A window of Anaerolineae bacterium genomic DNA:
GCGTTGAGGTCGGCGAAATCAGGCATATGGTATGGGGCTCAATAGATGAGATACTTGCGCCAAATTTCGTTGGGCACAGATTGGGACACCAGCGCCAGGGCGATGAAGCGCGGCCGGCCGGGCCGGTTTCGCAGGGTCAGGCCGGCTTCCTCCGGCGTGCGGTTGCCCTT
This region includes:
- a CDS encoding HNH endonuclease encodes the protein KGNRTPEEAGLTLRNRPGRPRFIALALVSQSVPNEIWRKYLIY